A single window of Verrucomicrobiales bacterium DNA harbors:
- a CDS encoding Lrp/AsnC family transcriptional regulator — translation MSTATAPVDFQDPINAAILAVSEDQLQGFQRDPIGAISKQSGVPAETVLERIKAMLTAGTIRRVRQTLLATNLADGALVAWEVSQDKLDASFDYLFQQDPFSGHVVTRSTDAATHGSTYKLWTTLKVPQGFSLTKHCEFLRQKIGATHFRIMQAKRLFALGVGHTRRRGMEPGSKADEPAEAVEVQVATLSDLEWRVLVALKREFAPEEFTPDLWVARAQEAGVPLPVFYEVAEDLDRRKIIGRFSTFLEHVKPSASGERVTRFNALFHWAVPPGREIEAGQEVGRHHIMTHAYWREGGPEFRNVNVMGVAHGTDKNLVLAHKAAIDQHLQTKGIPILYTNVFWGGRSEIKPSEISPFAYEDWCRKQGIDPATMRAGV, via the coding sequence CCAACGAGACCCGATTGGAGCCATTAGCAAACAATCCGGCGTGCCGGCCGAAACCGTGCTGGAGCGGATCAAGGCCATGCTGACCGCCGGAACCATCCGCCGCGTTCGACAGACGCTCCTGGCTACCAACCTCGCCGACGGCGCGTTGGTGGCCTGGGAAGTCTCCCAAGACAAGCTCGACGCCAGCTTCGATTACCTCTTTCAGCAGGATCCGTTCTCGGGACATGTAGTCACGCGCTCCACGGACGCCGCCACCCACGGATCCACCTATAAGCTCTGGACCACGCTCAAAGTGCCCCAAGGCTTCTCCCTGACCAAGCATTGCGAATTCTTGCGCCAAAAGATCGGAGCGACCCATTTTCGCATCATGCAGGCGAAACGCCTGTTCGCGCTGGGAGTGGGCCACACTCGCCGCCGCGGCATGGAGCCCGGGAGCAAGGCCGATGAGCCGGCCGAGGCCGTGGAGGTCCAGGTAGCAACCCTTTCTGATCTCGAGTGGCGGGTCCTGGTCGCCTTGAAGCGCGAGTTCGCTCCGGAAGAATTCACTCCTGACCTGTGGGTAGCACGCGCTCAGGAGGCGGGCGTGCCTCTCCCCGTCTTCTACGAAGTCGCAGAGGACCTAGACCGACGCAAAATTATCGGGCGCTTTTCCACGTTCCTTGAGCACGTCAAACCCAGCGCCTCCGGTGAACGTGTCACGCGTTTCAACGCGCTCTTCCATTGGGCCGTGCCTCCCGGCCGTGAGATCGAAGCGGGTCAAGAAGTGGGACGCCATCACATCATGACCCACGCCTACTGGCGCGAAGGCGGCCCCGAGTTCCGGAATGTCAACGTCATGGGCGTCGCCCACGGAACCGACAAAAATCTGGTCCTCGCCCACAAGGCGGCCATCGATCAACACCTCCAGACCAAAGGCATCCCCATCCTCTACACGAACGTGTTTTGGGGTGGTCGAAGCGAGATCAAGCCATCGGAAATCTCTCCTTTCGCCTACGAAGACTGGTGCCGCAAGCAAGGCATCGATCCCGCCACGATGCGTGCGGGGGTGTGA